The proteins below are encoded in one region of Poecile atricapillus isolate bPoeAtr1 chromosome 33, bPoeAtr1.hap1, whole genome shotgun sequence:
- the ENSA gene encoding alpha-endosulfine isoform X2, whose translation MIWKSSPGSPNPNWNLPRRPQILPGTPQNPPAELSNSTRTPKYPPRMIWEGKSGIHGLDTQEKDKAIPPERAEEAKLKAKYPTLGQKPGGSDFLMKRLQKGQKYFDSGDYNMAKAKMKNKQLPSAGPDKNLVTGDHIPTPQDLPQRKSSLVTSKLAG comes from the exons ATGATCTGGAAATCATCCCCTGGATCTCCAAATCCTAACTGGAACCTTCCCAGGAGACCCCAAATCCtacctgggaccccccagaatCCTCCAGCAGAACTTTCAAATTCTACCAGGACACCTAAATATCCTCCCAGGATGATCTGGGAAGGGAAATCAGGGATTCatggactg GACACTCAGGAGAAGGACAAAGCCATCCCCCCCGAGAGGGCAGAGGAGGCCAAGCTCAAGGCCAAATACCCCACCCTGGGCCAGAAGCCTGGAGGCTCCGATTTCCTGATGAAGAGGCTGCAGAAAGGG CAAAAATACTTTGATTCTGGCGACTACAACATGGCCAAGGCGAAGATGAAGAACAAGCAGCTGCCAAGTGCAGGGCCTGACAAGAACCTGGTGACAGGAGACCACATCCCCACGCCCCAGGACCTGCCACAGAGAAAGTCCTCACTGGTCACCAGCAAGCTGGCAGGGTAG
- the ENSA gene encoding alpha-endosulfine isoform X1 — MAAPLGTGAFTEESGQEKQDTQEKDKAIPPERAEEAKLKAKYPTLGQKPGGSDFLMKRLQKGQKYFDSGDYNMAKAKMKNKQLPSAGPDKNLVTGDHIPTPQDLPQRKSSLVTSKLAG; from the exons ATGGCAGCCCCGCTCGGTACCGGCGCCTTCACGGAAGAGAGCGGGCAGGAGAAACAG GACACTCAGGAGAAGGACAAAGCCATCCCCCCCGAGAGGGCAGAGGAGGCCAAGCTCAAGGCCAAATACCCCACCCTGGGCCAGAAGCCTGGAGGCTCCGATTTCCTGATGAAGAGGCTGCAGAAAGGG CAAAAATACTTTGATTCTGGCGACTACAACATGGCCAAGGCGAAGATGAAGAACAAGCAGCTGCCAAGTGCAGGGCCTGACAAGAACCTGGTGACAGGAGACCACATCCCCACGCCCCAGGACCTGCCACAGAGAAAGTCCTCACTGGTCACCAGCAAGCTGGCAGGGTAG